One window of the Staphylococcus equorum genome contains the following:
- a CDS encoding FecCD family ABC transporter permease, with the protein MTTKKKGKLNFTTTFIIVFILLVVALIVSILYGDAKIHISTIFEAIFNYNPKNQQHNIISEIRIPRDLGAILVGVALATSGAVIQGVTKNGLADPSLIGLNAGASFMLALTFAFYPSAPFIILMLAGFIGALIGGFFVLMIGRSRSDGFNPMRIILAGAAVSALLTALSQGVALLFRLNQSLTFWSAGGVSGTTWNQLMWAAPFILVALIIMVSMSKQLTILNLGETLARGLGQNVAFTRAITLILSMVMAGVAVAMVGQIAFVGLMVPHIVRYIVGTDYARVIPLTALVGGLLMLVADTVARMLGEAPVGAIISFIGVPYFLYLVKRGGRFS; encoded by the coding sequence ATGACCACAAAGAAAAAGGGTAAGTTGAATTTTACAACTACATTTATAATAGTGTTTATATTACTAGTAGTTGCTTTAATTGTGTCGATTCTATATGGAGATGCAAAAATCCATATATCTACTATATTCGAGGCAATCTTCAATTATAATCCTAAAAACCAACAGCATAATATTATAAGTGAAATACGTATTCCAAGAGATCTCGGAGCAATCTTAGTAGGGGTTGCCTTAGCAACTTCAGGCGCTGTAATTCAGGGTGTTACTAAAAATGGTTTAGCAGATCCAAGTTTAATTGGTCTAAATGCTGGTGCCTCATTTATGTTGGCGCTTACCTTCGCATTTTATCCATCTGCACCATTCATCATATTGATGTTAGCAGGCTTTATTGGTGCACTCATAGGTGGCTTTTTCGTTTTAATGATAGGAAGATCAAGAAGCGATGGCTTTAACCCGATGAGAATTATATTAGCCGGAGCAGCAGTTAGTGCGTTACTAACAGCCTTAAGTCAAGGCGTAGCGCTATTATTTAGATTGAACCAAAGTTTGACGTTTTGGAGTGCTGGCGGCGTATCTGGAACAACATGGAATCAGTTGATGTGGGCAGCACCTTTTATTTTGGTGGCGCTTATCATTATGGTTAGTATGAGTAAACAGTTAACGATTTTAAATTTAGGTGAAACATTGGCTAGAGGCTTGGGACAGAATGTGGCGTTTACACGTGCTATCACTTTAATTTTATCTATGGTGATGGCTGGTGTAGCTGTTGCTATGGTAGGCCAAATTGCATTTGTTGGCTTGATGGTGCCACATATTGTGAGATATATAGTCGGTACAGACTACGCCCGTGTTATTCCACTCACAGCATTGGTTGGTGGCTTGTTGATGCTTGTGGCTGATACGGTTGCACGTATGTTAGGTGAAGCACCAGTTGGAGCTATTATTTCCTTTATAGGTGTACCTTACTTCTTGTATTTAGTTAAAAGAGGAGGTCGCTTCTCATGA
- a CDS encoding ABC transporter ATP-binding protein: MSRLEGEQVTIGYGENVIVENLDVHIPDGKITSIIGPNGCGKSTLLKALSRLLPIKSGEIKLDGGNLHAQATKDIAKKIAILPQSPEVADGLTVGELVSYGRFPHQKGFGRLSAEDKKEIDWALSVTGTYEFRLRPINDLSGGQRQRVWIAMALAQRTDIIFLDEPTTFLDISHQLEILELITQLNKEQGCTIVMVLHDINQAVRFSDHLITMKNGDIIANGETEDVLTKEILEKVFNIDVEISTDPRTGKPMLVTYDLCRKSYSEV; this comes from the coding sequence ATGAGTCGCTTAGAAGGAGAACAAGTTACTATCGGTTATGGGGAAAATGTAATTGTTGAAAACTTAGATGTCCATATACCTGACGGTAAAATCACATCAATTATAGGGCCGAATGGTTGTGGGAAATCGACATTATTGAAAGCATTATCGAGATTATTACCTATTAAAAGTGGCGAAATTAAGTTAGATGGTGGGAACTTACACGCACAAGCAACCAAAGATATTGCCAAAAAAATTGCGATTTTACCACAATCTCCTGAAGTTGCGGATGGTCTTACAGTGGGAGAGTTAGTATCCTATGGACGTTTCCCTCATCAAAAAGGATTTGGACGTCTTTCAGCAGAAGATAAAAAAGAAATCGATTGGGCGTTATCAGTTACAGGCACATATGAATTCAGACTACGTCCTATTAATGATTTAAGTGGAGGACAGCGTCAAAGAGTATGGATAGCTATGGCATTGGCACAACGTACAGATATAATCTTTTTAGACGAACCCACGACGTTTTTAGATATTTCACATCAATTAGAAATTTTAGAGTTAATTACACAATTAAATAAAGAACAAGGTTGTACTATTGTTATGGTGTTACATGATATTAACCAAGCGGTGAGATTTTCAGATCATTTAATCACTATGAAAAATGGAGATATTATTGCTAATGGTGAGACTGAAGACGTATTAACTAAAGAAATTTTAGAAAAAGTATTCAATATAGATGTTGAAATTAGCACGGACCCAAGAACAGGGAAACCTATGCTAGTGACGTACGATTTATGTAGAAAAAGTTATTCGGAAGTTTAG
- a CDS encoding YitT family protein produces MNKTVRDLILVLFGSFAFSAGVNTFIISADLGEGGVTGLAIVLYYAFHISPGITNFVFNAVLIAIGYKFLSKRSMYLTIVATILISIFLELTASWQIETGNILVNAVFGGLCVGLGIGVIVLAGGTTAGTTILARIANKYLDISTPYALLFFDLIVVAISLTVIPISSALVTVISLYIGTKVMEYVIEGLNTKKAMTIISSNPDEIAKVIDEQVGRGLTILNGRGYFTKQDKDILYVVITKTQVTKAKRLIRNIDEEAFLVIHDVRDVYGNGFLIDEH; encoded by the coding sequence GTGAATAAAACAGTACGTGATTTAATATTAGTCCTATTTGGATCATTTGCATTCTCGGCAGGGGTAAATACATTTATTATATCTGCTGATTTAGGTGAAGGAGGAGTGACTGGTTTAGCAATCGTACTATACTATGCCTTTCATATTTCTCCTGGTATTACCAATTTTGTATTTAATGCTGTGCTTATTGCAATTGGTTATAAATTTTTAAGTAAAAGAAGTATGTATTTAACGATTGTGGCTACAATATTAATATCGATATTTTTAGAATTAACAGCAAGTTGGCAAATTGAAACTGGAAATATATTAGTTAATGCGGTATTTGGTGGTCTATGCGTTGGTTTGGGTATCGGTGTTATTGTACTTGCTGGTGGTACAACAGCTGGAACAACGATTTTAGCAAGAATTGCTAATAAATATTTGGATATAAGTACACCATATGCATTGCTATTCTTTGATTTAATTGTAGTAGCAATTTCACTAACAGTAATTCCAATTTCTAGCGCGCTAGTAACAGTTATTTCATTATATATTGGTACGAAAGTAATGGAATATGTAATAGAAGGTCTAAATACGAAGAAAGCAATGACAATTATTTCAAGCAATCCTGACGAAATAGCAAAAGTCATTGATGAACAAGTTGGGCGTGGACTGACTATTTTAAATGGTAGAGGTTATTTCACTAAACAAGATAAAGATATACTTTATGTTGTAATTACTAAAACACAAGTTACCAAGGCGAAGCGTTTGATAAGAAATATAGATGAGGAAGCCTTTTTAGTTATTCATGATGTGCGTGATGTTTATGGTAATGGTTTCTTGATTGATGAACATTAA
- the pbp4 gene encoding penicillin-binding protein PBP4, whose product MRKLILTIITVLFVGTIITPFADAETVTPTQAANQYGQSVSEDYQPEGAVNVAQTGQILYQYQMDKDWYPASMTKLMTMHLTLDAVNKGKLSLDDTVKITEDHYRMSTLPKISNTKLYPGETYTIKELLQITVSNSSNAAALILAKEVSGNVSDFTDAMNEKAKSLGMKNTHFVNPTGAENTLLKDFTPEKYKDQQSSTSTAKDFAILSQRAVQDTPKILHFTKQLAPTQHGVTYYTFNHSLEGADMSLEGTDGLKTGSSDIADYNHTITTERDGFRINQAIMGAGDYKSLGGEKERNKIGNALMNMSFDQYKREKILSKGEQEINGDTYYVEKDLYDVLPKEFDKNDYKLVVEDGKIHVDYDREFISDKYGPPTVSVKKPLVHKTTTVVQSSWDDHPILTLLGTVLIITALAIIVYLILDKFRKKSKRK is encoded by the coding sequence ATGAGAAAGTTAATTCTGACAATCATAACTGTACTCTTCGTTGGTACAATTATAACACCTTTTGCCGATGCAGAAACAGTAACACCTACTCAAGCGGCAAACCAATATGGTCAAAGTGTTTCCGAAGACTACCAACCAGAAGGTGCAGTTAATGTTGCACAAACAGGTCAAATTCTTTATCAGTATCAGATGGATAAAGATTGGTACCCTGCTTCAATGACCAAGCTGATGACAATGCACCTCACACTTGATGCAGTCAATAAAGGAAAGTTATCTTTAGATGATACTGTAAAAATTACAGAAGATCATTATCGAATGTCCACTTTACCAAAAATTAGCAACACGAAACTATATCCAGGTGAGACATACACTATCAAAGAATTACTTCAAATAACAGTCTCAAACTCTAGTAATGCTGCTGCACTTATTTTAGCAAAAGAAGTTTCTGGTAATGTTTCAGATTTTACAGACGCAATGAATGAAAAAGCAAAATCTCTAGGCATGAAAAACACTCATTTCGTTAACCCAACAGGCGCAGAAAACACTCTGTTAAAGGATTTTACGCCAGAGAAATATAAAGATCAACAGAGTTCTACATCAACAGCGAAAGATTTTGCTATTTTATCACAACGTGCAGTTCAAGACACACCAAAAATCCTACACTTTACAAAACAACTTGCACCTACACAACACGGCGTTACTTATTACACCTTCAATCATTCACTTGAAGGTGCTGATATGAGTTTAGAAGGTACTGACGGTTTGAAAACTGGTTCAAGCGACATCGCAGATTACAACCACACCATTACAACCGAACGTGATGGTTTTAGAATTAATCAAGCTATCATGGGAGCCGGCGATTATAAGTCGCTCGGTGGAGAGAAAGAACGTAATAAGATTGGGAACGCCTTAATGAATATGTCTTTTGATCAATATAAACGTGAAAAGATATTATCTAAAGGTGAACAAGAAATTAATGGCGATACGTATTATGTAGAAAAAGACCTTTATGATGTGTTACCAAAAGAGTTTGATAAAAATGATTACAAACTCGTGGTGGAAGATGGCAAAATACATGTTGATTATGATCGAGAATTTATTTCTGATAAATATGGTCCACCAACAGTAAGTGTGAAAAAACCACTCGTTCATAAAACAACTACAGTTGTCCAATCATCATGGGATGACCATCCAATACTAACATTGCTGGGTACGGTCTTAATCATTACTGCACTTGCAATTATTGTTTATCTCATTTTAGATAAATTCAGAAAAAAATCAAAACGTAAATAA
- a CDS encoding ABC transporter ATP-binding protein yields the protein MKQENPLFYLFKKLSWPVGLIVIAVTISSLGSITGLAVPFFTGKLVDEFSFEDINWMFIAAFIAIFIINALLSGLGLYLLSKIGEQIIYAIRSVLWRHIIHLKMPFFDQNESGQLMSRLTDDTKVINEFISRKLPNLLPSLLTIIGSLIMLFIMDWKMTLLTFITIPLFILIMIPLGKIMQNISKKTQSEIANFSGLLGRVLTEMRLVKISSTEKLELDNAHKNLKEIYFLGLKQAKITAIIQPITGMIMLLTIAIILGFGAIRISTGAITAGTLIAMIFYVIQLSAPLVNLSTLVTDYKRAVGASSRIYEIMEEPTEPLESNQGSEIIDGSLTFANVDFKYGVKPILSNVSFDIPPSKVTAFVGPSGSGKSTIFNIIERMYEIEEGHITYGGKSIYDISLGDWREKIGYVMQSNALMNGTIKDNILYGINREVTEDELIHYAQLANCHEFIEQFDDGYDTIVGERGLKLSGGQRQRIDIARSFVKNPDILLLDEATANLDSESERKIQDALEELMENRTTVVIAHRLSTIKKAEQIIFIDGGEVTGKGSHQELMENHEKYQQFVRTQNLSK from the coding sequence ATGAAGCAAGAGAATCCATTGTTCTACTTATTTAAAAAATTATCTTGGCCAGTGGGGCTGATTGTGATTGCTGTAACAATTTCTTCATTAGGTAGTATCACAGGACTAGCCGTACCTTTTTTCACTGGTAAACTTGTTGATGAATTTTCTTTTGAAGATATTAACTGGATGTTCATTGCCGCATTTATAGCTATATTTATCATAAATGCGTTACTGAGTGGTTTAGGCTTATATTTATTAAGTAAGATTGGTGAACAGATTATTTATGCCATTCGCTCAGTCCTATGGCGACATATTATTCATTTGAAAATGCCATTCTTTGATCAAAACGAAAGCGGTCAATTAATGAGTCGTTTAACAGATGATACAAAAGTAATAAATGAATTTATCTCGCGTAAATTGCCCAATTTATTACCTTCATTATTAACAATTATAGGTTCGTTAATTATGCTTTTTATAATGGATTGGAAAATGACATTATTAACTTTTATCACAATCCCATTATTTATTCTTATCATGATACCTTTAGGTAAGATTATGCAAAATATATCTAAAAAAACGCAATCAGAAATTGCTAACTTTAGTGGTTTGCTTGGCCGCGTATTAACAGAAATGCGCTTAGTTAAAATATCAAGTACTGAAAAGCTTGAATTGGATAATGCGCATAAAAATTTGAAAGAAATTTATTTTTTAGGTTTAAAACAAGCAAAAATTACAGCTATCATACAACCTATAACTGGAATGATCATGTTACTTACGATAGCTATTATTTTAGGTTTTGGTGCGATTAGAATTTCTACTGGTGCGATTACGGCTGGAACATTAATTGCAATGATTTTCTATGTTATTCAACTTTCTGCGCCACTCGTTAATTTATCTACTTTAGTGACGGATTATAAAAGAGCAGTAGGTGCTAGTAGCCGTATTTATGAAATTATGGAAGAACCTACCGAACCACTGGAGTCAAATCAAGGAAGCGAAATCATTGATGGTAGCCTAACATTTGCAAATGTTGATTTTAAATATGGCGTTAAACCGATACTTTCAAATGTCTCTTTTGATATACCACCAAGCAAAGTAACAGCATTCGTTGGGCCATCGGGGTCAGGTAAAAGTACAATCTTTAATATTATAGAACGTATGTATGAAATTGAAGAGGGTCACATTACATATGGTGGTAAATCTATTTACGATATCTCACTAGGAGATTGGCGTGAGAAAATTGGTTACGTTATGCAATCTAACGCATTAATGAACGGTACGATTAAAGATAATATTTTGTACGGTATCAACCGTGAAGTGACAGAGGATGAGCTAATCCATTATGCACAGTTAGCCAATTGTCATGAGTTTATCGAACAATTTGATGATGGCTACGATACGATAGTGGGCGAACGTGGTTTGAAATTATCTGGTGGACAGCGTCAACGTATAGATATTGCACGAAGCTTTGTTAAAAATCCAGATATTTTATTACTAGATGAAGCTACTGCCAATTTAGATAGTGAAAGTGAACGTAAAATTCAGGATGCATTAGAAGAACTAATGGAAAATCGTACGACAGTTGTTATTGCACATAGACTTTCTACTATTAAAAAAGCAGAACAAATTATCTTTATTGATGGTGGAGAGGTTACAGGTAAAGGAAGCCATCAAGAATTAATGGAAAATCACGAAAAATATCAACAATTTGTACGCACGCAAAATTTATCAAAATAG
- a CDS encoding NupC/NupG family nucleoside CNT transporter translates to MFLVINIIGLFVFLGLAVLFSRNKKNIQWKSIGILVVLNLFLAWFFMSFTWGKTAVQGLANGISWVIDSAHAGTGFAFASWVEPGAMDMAVSALFPILLVVPLFDILMYFNILPKLIGAIGWVLAKITRQPKFESFFGIEMMFLGNTEALAVSNEQLKRMKETRVLTVAMMSMSSVSGAIVGAYVSMVPGDLVLTAIPLNIINAIIVSSILNPVSVEEKEDIIYSIRNDEIERQPFFSFLGDSVLNAGKLILIIVAFVISFVALSDLIDRFINLLTGIIGGWAGLKGSFGLDQILGAFMYPFALLLGLPWDEAWIVAQQMAKKIVTNEFVVMGQIKDVIDSYSPHRRAVITTFLISFANFSTIGMIIGTLKGIVDKKTSDFVSQYVPMLLLAGILVSLMTAGFVGLFAW, encoded by the coding sequence ATGTTTTTAGTGATTAACATAATTGGATTATTTGTTTTCTTAGGGCTTGCTGTACTATTTTCTAGAAACAAAAAAAATATCCAATGGAAATCGATTGGGATATTAGTCGTTTTAAATTTATTCTTAGCTTGGTTCTTTATGTCTTTTACTTGGGGAAAAACAGCTGTACAAGGTTTAGCAAATGGAATTTCTTGGGTAATTGATTCTGCCCATGCAGGGACTGGCTTCGCTTTTGCGAGTTGGGTAGAACCCGGCGCGATGGATATGGCAGTAAGTGCGTTATTTCCTATATTATTAGTTGTTCCATTATTTGATATTTTGATGTATTTCAATATATTACCAAAATTAATTGGTGCAATTGGCTGGGTATTAGCTAAAATTACGCGCCAACCTAAATTCGAATCATTCTTTGGGATAGAAATGATGTTTTTAGGTAATACTGAAGCACTTGCAGTATCAAATGAACAATTGAAACGAATGAAAGAAACGCGTGTACTAACAGTCGCAATGATGTCGATGAGTTCGGTATCTGGTGCTATAGTAGGTGCATATGTGTCTATGGTGCCGGGAGATTTAGTATTGACGGCAATACCATTAAATATCATTAATGCGATTATTGTGTCTTCGATTTTAAATCCTGTATCTGTAGAGGAAAAAGAAGATATTATTTACAGTATTCGCAATGATGAAATAGAGCGTCAACCATTCTTCTCATTCTTAGGAGATTCAGTTTTAAATGCAGGTAAATTAATTTTAATTATTGTTGCATTCGTTATCAGTTTTGTAGCACTTTCTGATTTGATTGATCGCTTTATCAACTTGCTAACAGGTATTATAGGTGGTTGGGCAGGTCTTAAAGGAAGCTTTGGCTTAGATCAAATATTAGGTGCATTCATGTATCCATTCGCATTACTGCTTGGTTTACCGTGGGATGAAGCATGGATTGTAGCACAACAAATGGCGAAGAAAATTGTAACGAATGAGTTTGTAGTAATGGGGCAAATTAAAGATGTAATAGATTCTTATTCTCCTCATAGACGAGCTGTTATTACGACATTCTTGATATCATTCGCGAACTTCTCAACAATCGGTATGATCATAGGTACTTTAAAAGGTATTGTTGATAAAAAAACATCAGACTTCGTATCTCAATACGTACCAATGTTATTACTTGCAGGTATTTTAGTGTCATTAATGACTGCAGGGTTTGTAGGATTGTTTGCTTGGTAA